From one Malus sylvestris chromosome 1, drMalSylv7.2, whole genome shotgun sequence genomic stretch:
- the LOC126618380 gene encoding zinc finger CCCH domain-containing protein 40-like yields MAHRLLRNVEADGWERSDFPIICESCLGDNPYVRMTRADYDKECKICTRPFTVFRWRPGRDARFKKSEICQTCSKLKNVCQVCLLDLEYGLPVQVRDTALAISSDDAIPKSDVNREFFAEEHDRKARAGIDYESSYGKARPSDTILKLQRTTPYYKRNRAHVCSFYIRGECTRGAECPYRHEMPITGELSQQNIKDRYYGVNDPVAMKLLNKAGEMPSLEPPEDGSIRTLYVGGLDARISEQDLRDQFYAHGEIESVRMVLQRACAFVTYTTREGAEKAAEELSNKLVIKGLRLKLMWGRPQAPKQESEGTAEARQPAVAHGGLLPRAVISQQQNQSQDPAAPVHYYNMPPPPSQERSFYPSMDPQRMGALIPSKEGAPSGITGSGERSSTSERQQHSQHYAFQNMAQPHGQYRQQFYPPPYGYMPPPPPPQYQQYPPQYHATVPPPTSLPMNQQYQHSGTPGPAPPGSTSSGSASSSGSAPSSSGPSESTPSGSGSAPTGSSQQ; encoded by the exons ATGGCACACAGGTTGCTTAGGAATGTGGAGGCAGATGGTTGGGAACGATCAGATTTTCCCATCATCTGCGAGTCATGCTTGGGAGACAATCCCTACGTCCGGATGACACGAGCTGATTATGACAAGGAGTGCAAGATTTGCACACGTCCGTTCACAGTTTTCAGGTGGAGGCCTGGTCGTGATGCGCGATTTAAGAAGTCGGAGATTTGCCAGACGTGCAGTAAGTTGAAAAACGTTTGTCAAGTTTGCCTCTTGGATCTTGAATATGGCTTGCCAGTTCAGGTTCGAGATACTGCTCTGGCCATCAGTTCTGACGATGCTATTCCAAAGAGTGATGTAAATAGGGAGTTTTTTGCTGAGGAACATGACCGAAAG GCTAGAGCTGGTATAGATTACGAATCTTCATACGGAAAGGCACGGCCCAGTGACACTATTCTGAAACTTCAAAGAACAACACCCTATTACAAAAGGAACAGAGCACATGTCTGCAGTTTTTACATCCGGGGTGAGTGTACAAGAGGTGCTGAGTGCCCTTACAGGCACGAAATGCCCATAACTGGGGAATTGTCACAACAAAATATCAAAGATCGTTACTACGG AGTCAATGATCCAGTGGCGATGAAGCTTCTTAACAAGGCAGGAGAGATGCCCTCCTTGGAACCTCCTGAGGATGGAAGCATAAGAACCTTATACGTGGGTGGGCTTGATGCGAGAATTTCGGAGCAGGATTTAAGGGATCAGTTTTATGCTCATGGTGAAATAGAATCCGTTAGAATGGTACTCCAACGAGCATGTGCGTTTGTAACCTACACAACAAGAGAAGGTGCAGAAAAGGCTGCAGAAGAACTCTCTAACAAACTGGTAATAAAGGGTTTGAGGTTGAAGTTAATGTGGGGTAGGCCCCAAGCACCTAAACAGGAATCAGAGGGCACGGCTGAAGCTAGGCAGCCGGCGGTGGCTCATGGTGGTTTGTTACCTCGAGCAGTCATATCTCAACAACAGAACCAATCACAAGATCCAGCTGCGCCTGTGCACTACTACAACATGCCACCTCCACCTTCACAGGAGAGATCATTCTATCCATCCATGGATCCTCAAAGAATGGGTGCACTTATTCCATCTAAGGAAGGGGCTCCTAGTGGGATCACAGGGTCAGGAGAGCGCAGTTCCACTTCAGAGAGGCAGCAACATAGTCAGCATTATGCTTTTCAGAACATGGCTCAACCACATGGCCAATATCGTCAGCAGTTTTATCCTCCTCCATATGGGTATAtgcctccaccaccaccaccacagtaCCAGCAATACCCTCCGCAATATCATGCCACAGTGCCGCCACCAACATCCTTGCCAATGAACCAACAGTACCAGCATTCTGGGACACCAGGGCCGGCACCCCCAGGTTCTACATCTTCGGGATCTGCATCATCATCAGGATCTGCACCTTCAAGTTCTGGACCTTCGGAATCTACTCCATCTGGATCCGGATCTGCACCAACGGGGTCATCACAGCAGTGA